The proteins below are encoded in one region of Micromonospora sp. DSM 45708:
- a CDS encoding peptidylprolyl isomerase, with protein MTSTRDRQRAAARARLEREMAERAGKARKRRQTQAIAGAAAVLVLVVAGTVWLATSLGGDDDDKEQAGTAAGFAQCTYNEVPKEGRPAQIKDVGLPPGQQANKGSQTMTIDTNLGPITARLDRSAVPCTAGSFTHLASKGFFDNTKCHRLVTEGIKVLQCGDPSATGKGWRDTDGTGGPSYNLAEENLPTNKRPPYPEGVIAMANSGQPGSTGSQFFIVYGDSPLDPNYTVLGTVTGGMDVVKQVAAAGDDGAFAKQAGGGHPKKEIVMTKVSLSDIQG; from the coding sequence GGAGATGGCCGAGCGGGCCGGAAAGGCCCGCAAGCGCCGGCAGACGCAGGCGATCGCCGGCGCCGCGGCCGTGCTGGTGCTCGTGGTGGCCGGCACCGTCTGGCTCGCCACGTCGCTGGGCGGCGACGACGACGACAAGGAGCAGGCCGGCACCGCGGCCGGCTTCGCCCAGTGCACCTACAACGAGGTGCCCAAGGAGGGCCGGCCGGCGCAGATCAAGGACGTCGGGCTGCCGCCGGGACAGCAGGCGAACAAGGGCAGCCAGACGATGACGATCGACACCAACCTGGGGCCGATCACCGCCCGGCTGGACCGCAGCGCGGTGCCGTGCACCGCCGGCAGCTTCACGCACCTGGCCAGCAAGGGCTTCTTCGACAACACCAAGTGCCACCGCCTGGTCACCGAGGGCATCAAGGTGCTCCAGTGCGGTGACCCGAGCGCGACCGGGAAGGGCTGGCGGGACACCGACGGCACCGGTGGGCCGAGCTACAACCTGGCCGAGGAGAACCTGCCCACCAACAAGCGTCCGCCGTACCCGGAGGGCGTCATCGCGATGGCCAACTCCGGCCAGCCGGGCAGCACCGGCAGCCAGTTCTTCATCGTGTACGGCGACTCCCCGCTCGACCCGAACTACACGGTGCTGGGCACCGTCACCGGCGGGATGGACGTGGTGAAGCAGGTCGCCGCGGCCGGCGACGACGGCGCGTTCGCGAAGCAGGCCGGCGGCGGTCACCCGAAGAAGGAGATCGTCATGACCAAGGTGAGCCTGAGCGACATCCAGGGCTGA